Proteins co-encoded in one Chroicocephalus ridibundus chromosome 6, bChrRid1.1, whole genome shotgun sequence genomic window:
- the LOC134517980 gene encoding lysophosphatidic acid receptor 6-like, whose product MTPAQGVPTSAFLVPSLWRRNRCMFSATPVSADINLSTVVIFFSSSIPGDMNDTHAKNSISDTVKLFQLIVYAPTFTLGLLFNVMALSFLFFKVKKLSESTVYMIALIFLDTLLLFTLPFKIISYHLQDKWSLGLVFCSTLESLYFVNMYGSILISLCICVDRYVAIRHPFTALTLRSTKKAAMVCIVICLGTSVGTISTFQLHGEGPNISSCFHNFSKSTWENVGLLSALETVFFGSMAATTFCTVQIIRCLRKRRKPDNPQTHTTRAEKIVVANFVAFLVCFMPYHVVYFVYFLVKNNIIHTSFQQVLRDIIQVTLCWANLNCCLDGACYYFVLKESLEDLLENSQKTAMQKP is encoded by the exons ATGACCCCTGCTCAGGGAGTGCCTACCTCGGCATTTTTAGTCCCCTCTTTGTGGAGGAGAAACCGCTGCATGTTTTCTGCAACTCCTGTCTCTGCAGATATAAATTTATCCACTGTG gtgattttcttctcttccagcataCCTGGAGATATGAACGACACCCATGCCAAGAACAGTATCAGCGATACCGTGAAACTGTTCCAGCTCATCGTGTACGCTCCCACGTTCACCCTGGGACTGCTGTTCAATGTGATGGCTCTGTCATTCCTGTTTTTTAAGGTCAAAAAGCTGTCAGAATCTACAGTCTACATGATAGCCCTTATTTTCCTGGATACTTTGCTGCTGTTtactcttccttttaaaatcatttcCTACCACCTTCAGGACAAGTGGAGCTTGGGGCTTGTGTTTTGCTCCACTTTAGAGAGTCTTTACTTCGTAAACATGTACGGCAGCATCCTCATCTCCCTCTGCATCTGTGTAGACCGGTATGTTGCTATCCGGCACCCTTTCACAGCTCTCACCCTGCGATCCACCAAGAAAGCTGCTATGGTCTGTATTGTCATCTGCCTGGGCACCTCAGTTGGGACAATCTCTACTTTCCAACTGCATGGAGAGGGCCCCAACATCTCGTCCTGCTTCCATAACTTCTCCAAGAGCACGTGGGAAAACGTAGGCCTGCTCAGCGCCTTGGAGACTGTCTTCTTTGGCAGCATGGCAGCCACGACCTTCTGCACTGTTCAGATCATCAGGTGTTTGAGAAAGCGCAGAAAACCAGACAACCCCCAAACACACACCACCAGAGCGGAGAAGATAGTGGTGGCAAACTTTGTGGCATTTTTGGTCTGTTTCATGCCTTACCATGTGGTATACTTTGTGTACTTTTTGGTGAAGAATAACATCATTCATACCAGTTTTCAGCAAGTGCTACGAGACATCATTCAGGTCACCCTTTGCTGGGCAAACCTGAACTGCTGTCTTGATGGGGcgtgttattattttgttttaaaggagtCCTTGGAGGACCTGTtagaaaacagtcaaaaaacaGCCATGCAAAAGCCTTGA